The Osmerus eperlanus chromosome 25, fOsmEpe2.1, whole genome shotgun sequence genome contains a region encoding:
- the LOC134012180 gene encoding chemerin-like receptor 1, producing the protein MTTEIGLHESTTPYYDYSDETPVPPPIQRCSEVGCVTLVLVYVLIFVLGVCGNTAVIWIAGFKMKKTVNTMCYLSLAISDLMFCSCVPFNIVHMVHKRWIFGLFMCKFASFATFVNMYSSIFLLVIVSVDRCVMVAFPVWGQNNRTLKRVMIAVFLAWVMSIIISVPALIFRDVILSPREQVLICVLRYELLSNSHTAIVVNRLVVGFVLPIVIISLCYSVIIIKLQTNHMTRSSKPFKVMTALIVTFFINWLPYHVFSLMEIKFKLQIVQQGLRVSVVLASLNSCLNPFLYAFMGNDFKDKCWSFLSRIENAFGEIQNL; encoded by the coding sequence ATGACAACAGAGATAGGCCTGCATGAATCAACAACACCATACTATGATTATTCTGATGAAACCCCGGTTCCTCCACCAATACAGAGATGTTCCGAGGTTGGTTGCGTGACACTTGTGCTGGTCTATGTGCTTATCTtcgtgctgggggtctgtggcAACACCGCAGTTATCTGGATTGCTGGTTTCAAAATGAAGAAGACAGTGAACACCATGTGTTACCTCAGCCTAGCCatctctgacctcatgttcTGTTCCTGTGTACCCTTCAACATCGTCCACATGGTACACAAGAGGTGGATCTTTGGCCTTTTTATGTGCAAGTTCGCCTCTTTCGCGACGTTTGTAAACATGTACAGCAGCATCTTCCTCCTGGTCATCGTCAGCGTCGACCGCTGTGTGATGGTCGCGTTCCCAGTGTGGGGTCAGAACAACCGCACGCTCAAACGGGTGATGATAGCGGTGTTCCTAGCCTGGGTCATGTCGATCATCATCAGCGTACCTGCTCTCATTTTTCGAGATGTAATCCTTTCACCTAGAGAACAAGTCTTAATATGTGTCTTAAGGTACGAACTGCTCTccaacagccacacagccatCGTTGTGAATCGTTTAGTCGTTGGGTTTGTGTTACCTATAGTCATTATCAGCCTGTGCTATTCAGTCATTATCATCAAACTACAGACCAATCACATGACCAGGTCCTCAAAGCCCTTCAAGGTGATGACGGCCCTCATCGTCACTTTCTTCATAAACTGGCTGCCCTACCATGTTTTCTCTCTGATGGAAATCAAGTTCAAACTACAGATTGTTCAGCAAGGGCTGAGGGTTTCTGTGGTTCTGGCCAGTCTCAACAGTTGCCTGAACCCATTTCTCTACGCTTTCATGGGAAACGACTTTAAGGACAAGTGCTGGAGCTTCCTGTCCAGGATTGAAAATGCTTTCGGGGAAATCCAGAACCTCTAA
- the LOC134012174 gene encoding chemerin-like receptor 1, whose product MEDSNIIYNHYDQDYDYNYTDLNFTVHEFDYENNKTCFKEMSCATLLFVNVLMFLLGVSGNAVVIWIAGFKMKRTVNTTWYLSLAVSDFLFCACLPFNITNMATEDWIFGVVMCKLTSFVLFLNMFSSIFLLVVISADRCLSVVFPVWAQNHRTNRKASVVVVVSWLLAGGLSVPSLVFRDTAEHPGRTVCLNRYRGPHSHQAVAVTRFLSGFVLPFLFIMVCYSIIIIRLRTNRMTRSSKPFKVMSALIATFFLCWLPYHVFVLLERQLHLYDPEVIHIGLQVGTTVATANSFLNPVLYVFMGNDFKQKFRSSMLSKMANAMGEEGRTTSRYLSRSSSMDGRGSTHI is encoded by the coding sequence ATGGAGGACAGCAACATAATCTACAATCACTATGACCAAGATTACGATTACAACTACACCGATCTCAACTTCACAGTTCACGAATTTGATTATGAAAACAACAAGACCTGTTTCAAGGAGATGTCATGTGCCACCCTGTTGTTTGTCAATGTGCTCATGTTCCTGCTGGGTGTCAGTGGCAACGCCGTAGTCATCTGGATCGCCGGTTTCAAGATGAAGAGGACCGTAAACACCACTTGGTACCTCAGTCTGGCAGTCTCGGACTTCCTGTTCTGCGCCTGCCTACCGTTCAACATCACAAACATGGCCACCGAGGACTGGATCTTCGGGGTGGTCATGTGCAAACTCACGTCTTTCGTGTTGTTCCTGAACATGTTCAGCAGCATCTTCCTCTTGGTGGTCATCAGCGCTGACCGCTGCCTGTCTGTTGTGTTCCCTGTGTGGGCGCAGAACCATCGCACCAACCGGAAGGCTTCGGTCGTTGTCGTGGTGTCCTGGCTGCTGGCCGGTGGCCTGAGCGTTCCCTCCCTGGTGTTCCGCGACACGGCGGAGCACCCTGGGAGGACAGTGTGCTTAAACAGGTACCGGGGCCCGCACAGCCACCAGGCGGTCGCCGTGACCCGGTTCCTCTCCGGCTTCGTGCTGCCCTTCCTCTTCATCATGGTGTGCtactccatcatcatcatcagactGAGAACCAACCGGATGACCAGGTCCTCCAAGCCCTTCAAGGTGATGAGCGCCCTCATCGCCACCTTCTTTCTGTGCTGGCTTCCCTACCACGTGTTTGTCTTGCTGGAGAGGCAGCTCCACCTGTACGACCCCGAGGTCATCCACATCGGACTGCAGGTGGGCACCACCGTAGCCACGGCCAACAGCTTCCTGAACCCTGTTTTGTACGTGTTCATGGGGAACGACTTCAAGCAGAAGTTCAGAAGCTCTATGCTGTCCAAGATGGCTAACGccatgggggaggagggcaggaccaCCAGCCGCTATCTGTCCCGGTCCAGCTCCATGGATGGGAGGGGCTCCACACACATCTAA